The sequence below is a genomic window from Anopheles cruzii chromosome 3, idAnoCruzAS_RS32_06, whole genome shotgun sequence.
TTCAGAGAAATCCATTGGCATTGCAATTattttacattgttttgattatgtttttttcgttgtcTTCATTTGTACTATACAGTTCCATCTTTACATCTAGCGATCAGTCCGACCCACGGTCTCGAATGGCATGTGGGCCTTTTTCCAAAGGCCTTACTACTTTCTAAATATGAACAAAAACGTACCAACCCACGGGTTCAGATATGTATGGATCCCGATTGGAATTGTTTTTGGGGATAAGTTGGACAAATGAAACGAGAAATCGTTGTGGTGGAAAGttgaaaaaatttaaaaataatatttcttAATCCCAAGCGGAATTAGGAAATTGGACCGTGTATCAGAATtcataaaattaaacagttgataaaatgaaaaaagctAAAAGAATTTAAATAGAATGACGAATTACATCCTATTACTTCTGAGCGTACTTACTCTTTACACGGCGATAGTGGGCGAGATATTTGCTGAACCGAGTGTAATCGTCGCAGTCGTTTTTGCACCGAACCAAGTAAGCAGCCACCTTCATGAATGAATATTCCGCCACATCGATAGCCGTAGCGATGTTTGGGAATCGTAAGACCAGTGTAATGCCAGAAGTATCATTCTCCAAAACGGAGGAACTCGTCGATAGGTTGCTACTTGAGCGAGCAAGTGTTCCCTCGTTTTCCTTCTTGATACGAGTGATTGTCGACGTGGACGAGGGCACCGGAGAATCACACTGGCTTGTGGCAGTATGGTTGCCACGCGAAGACGAGACGCTTGATTGGCGCGTTAACTTTCGTGGTGGCTGTTCGTCACCAACCGACTCGGTAGCTACGAAGGATTTCGCGGAGAAAGTTAAACGTAAATAGAGATCTGTTGTCCTTAGGAACGTCGGGACACGGTTATCTTGGTCGACATTTGATACTCACCATTTTTACGTTTGGTGCCAGTTCGGTTTAtctcttctttctctttgtcTCGTTTTGGGCAGCTGCAGATCTTTACATTCAGCATCTTTCGTGCGTAGATATCGCTTCGCTCATTTTCCAACGTAAAAACCAGTGCCGTAGGGCGCCTTCCAATGGTCGGACAAGAGTTCTGGCATTGAAACTCCAACGAAACGGGAGCGTTCAAACCATGGCCGTTGCCGCTGAGACCGATGATCAAGGCCAGGCGATCTTGGAATGCACTGCCGCCTGCTTTGCCCACATAGAGCGGAGATGGGTCTAGGCAACGCACAACATGCTCACGTACAATTTGGTTCACTGATTCTGGAGGTTAAACAAACATAATCCTAGCACCTTGCAACTTCATCCTCTTGGGAGTATAAATGGCCACTTACCTGTGTCGGTCGACATATCGTGAGGACACCGAGAGATTAGGTGATGTTTTTCGTGCGGAGCCGAGCATAACAGCATAACTCGTAAAAAGAGCGGTTCGTGTAAGACGTTGCTGTATGAAACATCCACGGTAACGGAACACTTCTTCTTCACGAACAGTTTCTGCAGCTCCGCAGAATAGTAGTAGTTGGGCCTACAGTTAGACACTGACCCTCCCACTGCTGCTCCTAAGATACTAACGTTCAAATTGTAGCACCCACGGCTGAACTCATCAAGTGACGGTGCTTTAATAAGATGGTCGCCAGAGTAGATGTTTGCTCGAAAGTTTGTGGCGGGTTTTGTATCAATACAATTGACATTCACTGGACACATGTCTGGCAAGCACGCGTTTGAGTTCTGTTCCCATTTCAAAATGTTGTCATCGTCAGTCGTCGGCATGCCATCTGTTTGCAGAAAGTCCATAGTCTTgaaaaaacaatacaaaaagaAGAGATAAATTTCAGAACATGCTTCCTGTGCACTGAAATATACCTAATTGTGCTGATTTAAACATATTATAGAATTACATATAAAAAAAGTTCTTGGAAAAgcgaataatttaatttttaattaagcaTATTAAAGCATCTTCTTAAAAACATTCGTAAAGGATCAGTTAAGgttgcaaaacaaattattcaaGACTGGTCAGTGTTTTCAGTCCAGAACAAAAATCATAACTTTGAAAAACGAATCACTTCATGATCACCTCAAACATGATCAAACATGTTTGATCGTGTTTTACTCGCTCGCGGATTTCCGTCTGGTTCGCGAGATTCTCCTACAAGGTCCTCAATACCAACACTGATGCAACAGTCGCGCTATTTCGCTCTGTTCCTTCGCACGATCTTCAACTAAAACTACACTCTTGGGGCCACTCTTTCTGCCACACCCCTTACCAATCGAACAAGTGCATTGGTGTAGGTGCGTACGATCCTTCTTACAAGTGGTGTTTGAATCGGCTACGGACGAAGCGTTTTAGATTTTTGCGTTCGTAAACAATTTTGCTGGATTCAA
It includes:
- the LOC128272156 gene encoding cellular tumor antigen p53; this translates as MNFDIAETFGNIDTSGMLSSSQSDGLGALIGLNTMDFLQTDGMPTTDDDNILKWEQNSNACLPDMCPVNVNCIDTKPATNFRANIYSGDHLIKAPSLDEFSRGCYNLNVSILGAAVGGSVSNCRPNYYYSAELQKLFVKKKCSVTVDVSYSNVLHEPLFLRVMLLCSAPHEKHHLISRCPHDMSTDTESVNQIVREHVVRCLDPSPLYVGKAGGSAFQDRLALIIGLSGNGHGLNAPVSLEFQCQNSCPTIGRRPTALVFTLENERSDIYARKMLNVKICSCPKRDKEKEEINRTGTKRKNATESVGDEQPPRKLTRQSSVSSSRGNHTATSQCDSPVPSSTSTITRIKKENEGTLARSSSNLSTSSSVLENDTSGITLVLRFPNIATAIDVAEYSFMKVAAYLVRCKNDCDDYTRFSKYLAHYRRVKSKYAQK